The genomic interval CGTGGACCAGGTCGCGGCCCGGCCGGGGACGCGGTGCCGGTCGGTGGTCTCCTCGTTGACGGTGAGGGCCGTCTCCCAGCCCCAGTAGATGAACAGCATCAGCACCAGCGCGCTGACGAACGCGCTCAGGGACGCGCCCTGGAACGGGTTGAGCCAGGACAGGCTCGGCCGCCGGGCCCCGGTCGGCGCGGAGCCGCCGTAGGCCTTGACGAGCGCGACGACCGACAGGGCCACGAGCATGCTGAACTCCAGGAACAGCAGGGCGCGTTGGACCGCGGCCGCGATCTCGATACCGCGGTAGCAGATCAGGGTCATCAGCGCGAGCCAGCCGAGGCCGGCCAGCAGGACCCGCCAATCGGCCGGTGCGGAACCGATGTCCTCCGCGCCGAACAGCAGGAACACGTACTGTCCGGCGACCTGCGCGAGGCTGCCGATCACGAGGACGAACGAGGCGATGATCGCCCAGCCGCCGAGGAAGCCGAGGTTCGGGTTCAGTGAGCGCGTGGCCCAGGTGAAGATCGTGCCGCAGTCCGGATCGCGCTTGTTGAGCGCGGCGTAGCCGAAGGAGACGAACAGGATCGGGACGAAGGCGAGCACCACCACGGCCGGGGCCTGGAAGCCGACGTAGCCGACGACGAAGGCCAGCGTCGCGGTGAGGCTGTAGGCGGGCGCCGCGGACGCCACGGCGAGGATCAGGCTGGTGGCCATGGAGAGCGCGCCGGAGCGCAGGCCCTTGTCCGTCTGGGCCTCGCGCACTTGGAGTTGCGAATCTGAGGTCATTGCCACTCCCGATCTGTTGGTCTACGGGTACCGACAAGCAAACGCAATGACTGATTGGCGAGTCAGCCTGGCTCTGGCCGGAAGTGCTGTCAAGACTTCGATCGCAATTTTGTGGAGAGTCTTGACTGGTGAGTCAATGTTGCTGCACGGTGTCGGCGTGACGACACCTGACACTTCTGCCGTGGACACCGACGTCGTGGTCGTGGGCGCCGGATACGCGGGACTGACCACCGCGTGGCGGCTGGCCGAGGCCGGCGTCGACGTGGTCGTACTGGAGGCCGCCGACCGCGTGGGCGGCCGAGTGTTCAGCCAGATGACCCCGTCCGGGGTGCGCGTCGACCACGGAGGACAGTGGATCGGGCCGAGCCAGCGACGGTTCCACGCGCTGGCGGCCCGGTTCGGCTGCCGGACGTTCCCGACCTGGGAGGCCGGCCGGCACACCGAGATCCGCGCCGACGGCACCCGCGTCGACTACGCGGGCGGCGCACCGGACACCGGACCGGGCATCGACGAGTACGACCGCGTCACCGCCCTGCTGGACGACCTCGCCCGCACCGTCGACCTCGAACTGCCTTGGTCCACCCCGCGGTTCGCCGAGTTCGACGCCCTGTCGGCCGAGGACTTCTTCCGCGCGCAGACCGACGACGAGGACGCGCTGGCGCGGCTGGCGCTCGCGATCCAGGGCGTCTGGTGCGCCGAACCGCGCGAGATCTCCTTCTTCCACGTGCTGTTCTACCTGGCCTCGGGCGGCGGCTACGAGCAACTGATGGAGACCCGCGGCTGCGCCCAGGACGCCCGGTTCGCCGACGGGGCGGACGCGGTGGCCCACGCGCTCGCGAAGTCACTGGGCGGGCGGGTACGGCTCGGCGAACCGGTGCTGTCCCTCCGACAGACCGCGCACGGGGTGGAGGCGTACACCGGCCGCACCGTCGTCCGCGCGCGCCGGGCCGTGGTCGCCGTACCCCCGGCCGTGATCGAACGCATCGCGTTCGACCCCGCGCTGCCCGTCGCGCGGCGCGGCTGGGTGCACCACTCCCCGATGGGACGCGTCGCCAAGGTGCACGCCGTCTACGAGGAACCCTTCTGGCGCGCGGCGGGACGCTCCGGGATCGCGACGCTCTACGGCGACAGCCCGGTCGGCGTCGTCTTCGACAACTCACCCGAGGACGCCTCGCGCGGCGTACTCGTCGCGTTCGTCTACGGCGACCGGCTCGACCGCTGGTCCGCCGGCACCGACACGGAGCGCCGCCACGGAGTGCTGGCCGCACTGTCCGCGGTCGCCGGACCCCGGGCCGGACAGCCCATCGACTACGTCGAGAAGATCTGGCCGCGGACCGGCTGGACCGTCGGAGGCTACGAGTGCTTCCTGACCCCGGGCGGCTGGACCCGGCACGGCAGGGACGGATGGCGCGAGCCGTCCGGGCTCGTCCACTGGGCGGGGACGGAGACCGCCTCGGTGTGGAACGGCTACATCGACGGGGCGATCTCGTCGGGAGAGCGTGCCGCGGCCGAGGTGATCAGCGCCCTGGCGGCCGTCGGACATCTGGGGTGAACCGCCTTGCCTGACATACTGATCGGGTTATGACCAGCATCGAAGAGCGACCGGCCGAGACCGCCGACACTCTGCCGGAACGCGTCCGGACGGCGATCCGTGCCGCCGCCGTCTCGCAGCGCGAACTCGCCCACCGGATCGGCATGGACCCGACCGCCCTGTCCAAGGCACTGCGCGGAAACCGGCGGCTGCGCGACGAGGAGATCGCCGCCCTCGCGAAGGCCTGCGGGGTGTCCACGGCGTATCTCGTCGAGGGCGTCGGTCCGGAGCCCGTGCTCCCGCCCGACACCGGACGGGACCGGGCGCAGCCGGTGACGGGACAGGAACGCCGGGAGCAGATCCTGGAGGCCGCGACCGTCCTCATCGCCCGCCGCGGCTACCACAACGTGCGGGTCTCGGACATCGCCCGCTACTGCGGGACCAGCACGGCGACGGTGCACTACCACTTCCCCAGCAAGGAAGCCACGCTGCACGCGGCGCTGGAGTACTACGCCCAGCGGTTCCGCACCCGGCTCGACGAGGAGTTCGACCGGGCGACGTCCGCCCGTGACAAACTGCGCCGCCTGATTGAGGTGCAACTCCCGCTCACCGCCGGGGACATCGACGAATGGTCGGTGTGGATCCAGTTCTGGAACCAGGCGATGCTCGAACCCGGCCTGCGGTCCGCGCAGCGGCGGATCTACTCGGGCTGGTACCGGGTCGTGGTGGACGTGCTGCACGAGTGCCGGTCCGAAGGCCTCGCACCGGAGGCGGACATCGAGGCCCTCGCCGACCGGTTCACCGCGATGGTCGACGGCCTGGCGATCCAGATCCTCGCCAACTCGACCGAGATGCGGCCGGACCGCATGCGCTCGCTCCTGCTGCGGGCCTTCGAACCCCACCTCGACCTGACCTGACCGACCACCCGGGCGCGCCTGGCTGAAGGGGGGAGGGGCTCGCGGCCGTACCTCCGTGAGCGCGTGCGCACCCGGACGTCCCCTCCCGCGGGTTGTCACCGCAGTCCGCTGTAGGCGGCCATGACGATCTCCATGCCGCGGTTGTCCTCCTGCTCCTCCCGGTCGATCATCTGGTTCATCACGTAGGCCACCGTCATCCGTGCGTCGGGGTCGCTCACGACCAGCGAACCGCCCCATCCGCCCCAGCCGAAGGTGTTGCCGAACTTCCCGAAGCCCACGGTCCAGGACATCGGCGTCCGCAGCACCCGGTCCTCGCCGCGGAACACCTCCTGCCACGCGGGCTCGCAGCCCCGGGGAGACAGCAGCCGCACGCCACCGGCCGAACCCCGGTTCGCCAGGACCGACTGGACGAGGGCGACGGACCGGGCGTTGCCGAAGCCGTTCACCGCGGGGATCTGCGCACGGCGCCAGGCAACGGAGTTGGCATCCCTGACCCGGACCGCGGCACCGGTGTGCTCCCGGCGTGTGCCGTCCGGTCCGAGCGGTGCGCCGGCGGTGAACTCGTCGGTCTGTGACGGTGGCGGGATGAGCGGTGCGACGCGGTGGTCGTCGGCGGCGGAGAGCCCGATGTGGAAGTCGGCGCCCAGCGGTCCGGCCACCTCCTCGGCGAAAAAGTCGCCGAGGCTACGGCCGGTGACGCGGCGGACGATCTCACCGATCAGGAACCCGAAGGTGAGCGCGTGGTACCCGGCGGCTGTGCCCGGTTCCCATTCGGGGGCCTGCGTGGCCAGCCCCGCCGTCACGCTCTGCCAGTCGTAGAGGTCCTCGACCGCCGTCGGCCCGGTCAGGTCCGGCAGCCCCGCGGTATGGGACAGCACATGGCGTACCAGCAGGCGCTCCTTGCCCGCCGCGGCGAACTCGGGCCAGTAGGCGGCGACCGGCGCGGACAGATCGAGCAGGCCCTGGTCGGCCAGGACGAGCGCGCACAGGGCGGTCATGTTCTTGCTCGTCGAGTTCACGCCCGTGAGGGTGTCCCGCTCCCAGTCGACGCTACGGTCCGCGTCGGCGTACCCGCCCCAGAGGTCGACCACCGGCTCGCCGTCGAGGTGGACGGCGACCGAGGCACCCACGTCGTCCTTGCCGAGCGAAGCCGCGAGGGCCTCCTCGACCGCGGCGAACCGCGGCTCGCACAGCCCTTTAACATCAGTCATGTGCACAAGCCTCGGGCAACGCCGGGGCCGCCCGCCCGACAATTCCCGCACGGCTTGTGTCGGGCAGGGCGCGAAGGAATCACGTACACCTGAAGAGGGCCCGGCCGACCGTAGGAGTTGCCGCGTCGGGGTGCGCATTCCTGCGGGGGAGACTCAGGGAAGAGGGACGGGTACACGTGCTGGAGCGGCTGAACCAGGCGCTGGACCACCTGGAGGCCCACCTCGACCAGGAGGTCGACGTGGCCGGGGCGGCCCGGATCGCCGCGGTGTCGGAGTACCACTTCCGGCGGATGTTCTCCGCCCTCGCCGGGATGCCGCTCCCGGTCTACGTGCGGCGCCGCCGGATGACGCTCGCCGCGGCCGAGGTGGTGGCCGGGGAACGCACGCTGCTCGATGTCGCGGTGCGCTACGGCTACGGCTCGGGCGAGGCCTTCGCCCGGGCGTTCCGGTCGGTGCACGGCATCGGCCCGGGCGAGGCACGGCGCACGGGCGCCCTGCTCACGGCACAGCCCCGCATGTCCTTCCGCGTCGTCGTCGAAGGCAGTACGACCATGCGGTACCGGATCGTGCAGAAGGAGGCGTTCCGGATCGTCGGCAGGAAGGCCCGCGTCTCGCTGGTGCACGAGGGCGTCAACCCGGCCGCCGCGGCACACGTGGAGAACCTGGACGAGCGGGCGATCGTACGGATGAAGGGGCTGGCCGGCCGGGAACCGGAGGGAATCCTGTCGGCAGCGGTATACCTGACCGACAGCCGGGAGGAGGGCGCCGAGGCGGACTACTGGATCGGCGTGGCCACCGGCCCGGAGACGGCCGTCGAGGAACTCGACGCCCTCGACGTGCCGGCCGGGACCTGGGCGGTCTTCGACAACGACGGGCCCTATCCGAGCGCGCTCCAGGAACTGTGGCGCGACGTGTTCACCCAGTGGTTCCCCTCGAACCCGTACACGAGCCGGCCGGGTCCGGAACTCCTGCGGACGCACCTGGTGGAGATCGGCGAGGAGACCCACTCCCAGTTGTGGATTCCGATCGAGCGGAACAGCGGAAACGCCGCCGTGTGAACACGGTCCGCCGAACGGCGGGGAAGCTTCGGTTCGTGTCGCATCCTGACAGGCAGGCAGGCAGGCAGGCAGGCAGGCAGGCAGGCAGGCAGGCAGACGGGCCGACTGTGACGCAGGCCATGAGTCTCGTCGCCCGATCGTGGAATGCGTGAGCGCGTGCCGCGGCTGTAGTGCTCGTAGAATTTCTCTGCCTTCAAGGGCGCATCGGGCAACGGTGGCCGGCGCGACAGACCACAGAAACAGGGCGAACAGGACGCAGCACGGTCCCGCCCACCCACCCCGCACCTGTACGCAGACCGCCGCCCGTGAAAGGTACTTCCGCTCCATGCCACTGGCCCTGCTGGCCCTTGCCCTCGTCGCGTTCGGAATCGGAACGACCGAGTTCGCCACGATGGGACTGCTGCCCCAGATCGCCCACGGCGTCGGCGTGTCCGTGCCGCACGCAGGCAACCTCGTCTCCGCTTACGCGCTCGGTGTCGTCGTCGGGGCACCCGTCCTGACCGGCATCGGCGCGCGCATCGCCCACAAACGGCTCCTGCTCCTGCTGTCCGCACTGTTCGTGGTCGGCAACGTCGCCTCCGCTCTCGCCCCGAACTTCGGCCTGCTGTTCGCCGCACGGTTCCTGGCGGGCCTGCCCCACGGAGCACTGTTCGGCGTGGGCGCCGTCGTGGCCTCCCGGCTGGTCGCCCCCGAACGCGCCGGGCGGGCCGTGTCGAGGATGTTCCTCGGACTCACCGTCGCCAACATCGTCGGCGTCCCGGCCGGCACCGCCCTCGGGCAGCATCTCGGCTGGCGGTACGCCTACTGCGCGGTCGCCGTCATCGGCCTTGTCGCGCTGGCGGCGCTGGCCGCTTTCGTCCCCCACCAGCCCCGCGGCAGCCAGGCCGGCATCCGGCAGGAACTACGGGCGATGAGCAACCGGCAGGTCGCCCTGGGCCTGGCCACCGCCGTCGTGGGATTCGGCGGTTTCTTCGCCGTCTACAGCTACCTGGTACCGATCCTCACCCACCTCACCGGCCTCTCCGACTCCTCCACGACATGGGTCCTCGCGCTCTACGGCATCGGAATGACGCTGGGCACACTGATCGCGGGCCCGCTCACCGACCGGGCCCTGCGCCCGACGCTGTACGGCGGCCTCTTCCTGCTCGGCGCGACGCTCGTGGCGTTCTACTTCACCGTCCACAGCACCGTCCCCGCCCTGGTGACCCTCGCCTTCATGGGCGCGATGGGCGCCCTGGTCACCACCCCCGTGCAGATGCTGCTCATGGCCAAGGCGAAGAACGCCCCCACGATGGCCGCGGCCTCCAACCACTCCGCCTTCAACCTGGCCAACGCCGGCGGCGCCTGGCTCGGCGGCCTGGCCATCTCCGCCGGCTGGGGCTGGGCCTCACCGGCCCTGGTCGGCGCGACGCTCGCCGCGGCCGGCCTGGGCCTGGCCGTCTTCGCGGGCCTCACGGACCGCGATTCCGGCAGCTCCGCACTGATCACTTCCTCGTCGGCCCTGCCCCCGTCGGAGCCTTTGCCGACGACGTCTCAAGCGCGGACCGGCGGCGACGCGTAAAGGGCCTCGAACACCGTTCCTGTCCTGCCGGTTCATGGCGTCAGCACGATCCACGATCCTGCCGAACACCGTGCCCGCGTCCATCGCGTGGTGGGCCAGGGCCGCCTGACGCAACGGCAGCACCTCGTGGACGACCGTGCGCAGGTCTCCCTGCAAGGCGTCGTCGAACTGGGACGATCGCACGGTTCGCCACTCGGCGCCGGACACGGTGCCGGAGCTGAAGGCGGCGAACGACAGTGACCTGCGGAAGGTGCCCATTGGCCGCATAACGAGTCCGCCGATGGGAAGCGCCCAGGTCCCGTAGGCGCGCGCCACGTTGCGCGGACGAGGTGGTGATCGCCACCGCGCCCGCCGCACCGTTCCTGGCTGCGAGCTGGTCCCGCAGATGCTGCGGGTCGCGGGCCCCTGCCTGGTCGAAGGCGTCGGCGACGACCTGCTCCGGGCGACGGATCACCGAGGCGGCGCACTATTTCCGTTCCGCCCTTGTGCCCGGTCTTGCGGGTGCGGCTGTACGGGCGGCGGGGGTGAGGCGCATGACGGGGTTCCCTCTCGAAGATGTCAGACAGTCGTGATCTTCGGAGCGGAACAGCCGCTGCTCCGGCGCCGATTCTTCTGCACCCCACTGGCATGGACGTTAGTCACACTCCGGGCCGACGGCTCCTTCCGGCAGCCTGCCCGGCACCGCGGCGATGCTGTACATCGTGGCGGAACCGCGGCCTCGCGCCCCGTCATCGATGGGCGGGCTCAGTCACGGAGCCCGCCCACCGCACCAGGGGTGAAGGACGCACCACCGACCATCAGGGGCCCGTCGAATGGCCTGTCCAGCACCGTCGACCACTACTTCGGCCTGTATTCACTTGGATGCGTGCTCTTCGAAACAGTCGCCGGCCGTCGGCCCTTCACTGTCCCTCACGGACGAACGCGGATGATCGTCTTTCCCTTGCGTCGCTCGGTCGGATTGAGAGCGGTGACGGCATCGTCGAGGGGCGAGACGTCGTCGATGTTCGTCCGCAGCCGTCCGTCCCGAACCCGCCGCACGATCTCACCCAGTTCGGCACGATCGGCCTCGACGACGAAGTCCACCGCCAGGCCGGCAGCGGGCCGTGCCTCGACCGGGCCGACGACGGACACCAGCGTTCCTCCGGCCTTGACCAGGTCGGCGGACCGCTTCTGAATGTCACCGCCGATGACATCGAAGACCAGATCGACGCCGCCGACGTCTTCCAGCGCGTCGTTCTCCAGGTCGACGAACTCATGCGCGCCGAAGTCGAGTGCCTTCTCACGGTCCGCGGCGCGTCCGGTGCCGATGACGTAGGCGCCGGCCTCACGTGCCAGCTGGGTCACCATCGTCCCGACCGCCCCGGCCGCGCCATGGGCGAGGACGGTCTGGCCGGCCTGAAGGCGGCCGTGCTGGAACAGGCCCTGCCACGCGGTCAGACCTGAGATCGGCAGGGACGCGCCCACCGTGAAGTCGACGTCGCCGGGAAGCGGTGCGAGGTTGCGTGCTTCGATCGCCACATACTCCGCCAGCGTGCCGTCACGGTGCCAGTCGGCGAGGCCGAACACCCGCTGGCCGACCGACAGCCCCGTCGTGCCGTAGCCGAGGGAGGCGACCACTCCGGCCAGTTCGTGGCCGGGGATCGACGGTGCCCTGTCACGGCCGGCCCGATCGGTCCAGGTCGACGGCCACTCCATCTCGGTCGGGACGAATCCCGACGCGTGGATCCGAACGACGACATCGTTGATCGCCGCCTGCGGCTCGGGCCGCTCCACCAGAGTCATCCCGGCCGGTCCCGCGGCCTGGTCCGTCACCACGATCGCTTTCATGGGAATCACTTCCTCGATCATCTGTCTCTTCGGTGGAAATCTCGGTGGAAATCTCGCAGGGACGTAAAGCCCGTCCGACATCACCTCGGCGAGGCCGACAGACGCGGCCGGCGATCTGGACGGCGTCGGCCGGACTGCTACGCGCTCGTCGTCATGTCTCCGACCTTAGGAGCGGAGTAGCCCAGGAGCGTGGTCCATTTCCAAGGTAGATCCTTGGGCCACTT from Streptomyces sp. NBC_01288 carries:
- a CDS encoding APC family permease; protein product: MTSDSQLQVREAQTDKGLRSGALSMATSLILAVASAAPAYSLTATLAFVVGYVGFQAPAVVVLAFVPILFVSFGYAALNKRDPDCGTIFTWATRSLNPNLGFLGGWAIIASFVLVIGSLAQVAGQYVFLLFGAEDIGSAPADWRVLLAGLGWLALMTLICYRGIEIAAAVQRALLFLEFSMLVALSVVALVKAYGGSAPTGARRPSLSWLNPFQGASLSAFVSALVLMLFIYWGWETALTVNEETTDRHRVPGRAATWSTVLLVALYLLATFAALSFAGIGDTGIGLNNPDNSGDVLYGFGTAVFGSSGFGSVLWHLLILMVLTSAAASTETTVLTLSRTMLSMGDQGALPRALARVHPGFRIPHVGTIAVGVVGAVVYVALNFLGHGLVLGDAVSACGVLIAFYYGLTGLTSAWVHRAGPYARAADIWLTVVLPAIGGVVLLGAGAWSLVQAWDPINSGTSWTLPFSSGSRIGGTFVIGTGTVVLGLLALLVCRRLYPAFFARRPAVAAHT
- a CDS encoding flavin monoamine oxidase family protein encodes the protein MTTPDTSAVDTDVVVVGAGYAGLTTAWRLAEAGVDVVVLEAADRVGGRVFSQMTPSGVRVDHGGQWIGPSQRRFHALAARFGCRTFPTWEAGRHTEIRADGTRVDYAGGAPDTGPGIDEYDRVTALLDDLARTVDLELPWSTPRFAEFDALSAEDFFRAQTDDEDALARLALAIQGVWCAEPREISFFHVLFYLASGGGYEQLMETRGCAQDARFADGADAVAHALAKSLGGRVRLGEPVLSLRQTAHGVEAYTGRTVVRARRAVVAVPPAVIERIAFDPALPVARRGWVHHSPMGRVAKVHAVYEEPFWRAAGRSGIATLYGDSPVGVVFDNSPEDASRGVLVAFVYGDRLDRWSAGTDTERRHGVLAALSAVAGPRAGQPIDYVEKIWPRTGWTVGGYECFLTPGGWTRHGRDGWREPSGLVHWAGTETASVWNGYIDGAISSGERAAAEVISALAAVGHLG
- a CDS encoding TetR/AcrR family transcriptional regulator, translated to MTSIEERPAETADTLPERVRTAIRAAAVSQRELAHRIGMDPTALSKALRGNRRLRDEEIAALAKACGVSTAYLVEGVGPEPVLPPDTGRDRAQPVTGQERREQILEAATVLIARRGYHNVRVSDIARYCGTSTATVHYHFPSKEATLHAALEYYAQRFRTRLDEEFDRATSARDKLRRLIEVQLPLTAGDIDEWSVWIQFWNQAMLEPGLRSAQRRIYSGWYRVVVDVLHECRSEGLAPEADIEALADRFTAMVDGLAIQILANSTEMRPDRMRSLLLRAFEPHLDLT
- a CDS encoding serine hydrolase domain-containing protein, whose translation is MTDVKGLCEPRFAAVEEALAASLGKDDVGASVAVHLDGEPVVDLWGGYADADRSVDWERDTLTGVNSTSKNMTALCALVLADQGLLDLSAPVAAYWPEFAAAGKERLLVRHVLSHTAGLPDLTGPTAVEDLYDWQSVTAGLATQAPEWEPGTAAGYHALTFGFLIGEIVRRVTGRSLGDFFAEEVAGPLGADFHIGLSAADDHRVAPLIPPPSQTDEFTAGAPLGPDGTRREHTGAAVRVRDANSVAWRRAQIPAVNGFGNARSVALVQSVLANRGSAGGVRLLSPRGCEPAWQEVFRGEDRVLRTPMSWTVGFGKFGNTFGWGGWGGSLVVSDPDARMTVAYVMNQMIDREEQEDNRGMEIVMAAYSGLR
- a CDS encoding AraC family transcriptional regulator: MLERLNQALDHLEAHLDQEVDVAGAARIAAVSEYHFRRMFSALAGMPLPVYVRRRRMTLAAAEVVAGERTLLDVAVRYGYGSGEAFARAFRSVHGIGPGEARRTGALLTAQPRMSFRVVVEGSTTMRYRIVQKEAFRIVGRKARVSLVHEGVNPAAAAHVENLDERAIVRMKGLAGREPEGILSAAVYLTDSREEGAEADYWIGVATGPETAVEELDALDVPAGTWAVFDNDGPYPSALQELWRDVFTQWFPSNPYTSRPGPELLRTHLVEIGEETHSQLWIPIERNSGNAAV
- a CDS encoding MFS transporter — translated: MPLALLALALVAFGIGTTEFATMGLLPQIAHGVGVSVPHAGNLVSAYALGVVVGAPVLTGIGARIAHKRLLLLLSALFVVGNVASALAPNFGLLFAARFLAGLPHGALFGVGAVVASRLVAPERAGRAVSRMFLGLTVANIVGVPAGTALGQHLGWRYAYCAVAVIGLVALAALAAFVPHQPRGSQAGIRQELRAMSNRQVALGLATAVVGFGGFFAVYSYLVPILTHLTGLSDSSTTWVLALYGIGMTLGTLIAGPLTDRALRPTLYGGLFLLGATLVAFYFTVHSTVPALVTLAFMGAMGALVTTPVQMLLMAKAKNAPTMAAASNHSAFNLANAGGAWLGGLAISAGWGWASPALVGATLAAAGLGLAVFAGLTDRDSGSSALITSSSALPPSEPLPTTSQARTGGDA
- a CDS encoding NADP-dependent oxidoreductase, which translates into the protein MKAIVVTDQAAGPAGMTLVERPEPQAAINDVVVRIHASGFVPTEMEWPSTWTDRAGRDRAPSIPGHELAGVVASLGYGTTGLSVGQRVFGLADWHRDGTLAEYVAIEARNLAPLPGDVDFTVGASLPISGLTAWQGLFQHGRLQAGQTVLAHGAAGAVGTMVTQLAREAGAYVIGTGRAADREKALDFGAHEFVDLENDALEDVGGVDLVFDVIGGDIQKRSADLVKAGGTLVSVVGPVEARPAAGLAVDFVVEADRAELGEIVRRVRDGRLRTNIDDVSPLDDAVTALNPTERRKGKTIIRVRP